In one Myotis daubentonii chromosome 1, mMyoDau2.1, whole genome shotgun sequence genomic region, the following are encoded:
- the LOC132235130 gene encoding small ribosomal subunit protein eS27-like, whose product RPPHDNLPLAKDLLHPSPEEEKRKHKKKCLVQSPNSYFLVVKCPGCYKITTVFSHAQTVVLCVGCSTVPCQPTGRKARLTEGYAFRRKQH is encoded by the coding sequence CGACCTCCCCACGACAATCTGCCTCTCGCTAAGGAtctcctccatccctctccagaagaggagaagaggaaacaCAAGAAGAAGTGCCTGGTGCAGAGCCCCAATTCCTACTTCCTGGTTGTGAAATGCCCAGGATGCTATAAAATCACCACCGTCTTTAGCCATGCACAAACAGTAGTTTTGTGTGTTGGTTGCTCCACTGTTCCCTGTCAGCCAACAGGAAGAAAAGCAAGGCTTACAGAAGGATACGCCTTCAGAAGAAAGCAGCACTAA